The DNA segment TTGATTGTGGGGTTTATCAGACCACTTACAGCATTCTCAAGGAGATCATCCCCACTAGTCAACTCGTCTTCTACAGAAGCAACTACGAGCTTACTAAGGAGTTGCAGAAATTCCTAAAAAAGGGCAAGTTTGCGGTCTGCCTGGACAATTTCGGGTATATTAAAGACAAGGGCCTCATTGGCAGATTCATAAGTATGGGTATATGCGTTGTCCTCGTGACCGATAGCATTGAGGACTTTGAGTCACTTGCACAAAGCATCCGTTCTAACATGCTCAGCATAATAAAATTGCCAGACTACAGTTCAGAACAGGGATTCACAATATTGAAGAACAGAGCTGAAAAGGCGCTGACTAAGTGGAGTTACACTGATGCTGTACTCAGGAAAATTGCTGAGAAGTCTGTAGGAAATCTTGCATTTGCAATAAATGCGCTTAAAGTGGCTGCGTTGAAGGCAGAAAGCGAGGGCAAAAGAACGATTGAAGAAACGGATGTAGAGATAGAAAACGACTGCCCGACAAGATTGAGCGCGGACGAAAAGACGATAATGAAGATTATGGAGCAGTGGAAGAGCCTACCGGCTAGCAGGCTATATGAGTACTATCTTCAAAATGCAAGGTATCCGAAAGGAGCGAGGTCTTT comes from the Candidatus Bathyarchaeota archaeon genome and includes:
- a CDS encoding AAA family ATPase; the encoded protein is MITESKIIANPEFLSNSYLPEQLSFREKEEALLLANLKNFTNTLVTGSYGSGKTTLIRKVFSKLRNENSAVYVDCGVYQTTYSILKEIIPTSQLVFYRSNYELTKELQKFLKKGKFAVCLDNFGYIKDKGLIGRFISMGICVVLVTDSIEDFESLAQSIRSNMLSIIKLPDYSSEQGFTILKNRAEKALTKWSYTDAVLRKIAEKSVGNLAFAINALKVAALKAESEGKRTIEETDVEIENDCPTRLSADEKTIMKIMEQWKSLPASRLYEYYLQNARYPKGARSFRNYMESLNRKGFVKAIGEKRGRVYEIGGGENVQSHDKMQG